One genomic segment of Rubripirellula amarantea includes these proteins:
- a CDS encoding ABC transporter ATP-binding protein yields the protein MKTATQTAVFRAVAIAKTYQMGEVSVRALRGVSLELYEHEFVVLLGASGSGKSTLLNILGGLDVPTSGTVHYLDQELTACDDADLTRYRRDNVGFVFQFYNLIPSLTARENVELITEIAQSPMDAVDALDLVQMKERANHFPAQLSGGEQQRVAIARAIAKQPKVLLCDEPTGALDVHTGIVVLEAIARINRELGTTTAVITHNAAISQMADRVISLSDGQIAGVETNHRKVQANELSW from the coding sequence ATGAAAACTGCCACGCAAACTGCTGTATTTCGCGCTGTCGCAATTGCCAAGACGTATCAAATGGGCGAAGTTTCGGTTCGGGCACTGCGTGGGGTCTCGCTGGAACTCTACGAACACGAATTCGTGGTGCTGCTGGGGGCATCGGGAAGCGGCAAATCAACGCTTCTGAATATTCTGGGTGGATTGGACGTGCCAACCTCCGGCACGGTCCACTACCTCGACCAGGAATTGACGGCATGCGACGACGCCGATTTGACTCGATATCGTCGCGACAACGTCGGCTTTGTCTTTCAGTTCTATAACCTGATTCCCAGCCTAACGGCGCGTGAGAATGTCGAGTTGATCACCGAGATCGCTCAGTCCCCCATGGATGCCGTGGACGCTCTGGACTTGGTTCAGATGAAAGAGCGAGCGAATCACTTCCCCGCCCAACTATCCGGCGGCGAACAACAGCGTGTTGCCATCGCGAGGGCAATCGCCAAGCAACCCAAGGTGTTGTTGTGCGATGAACCTACCGGTGCGCTCGATGTTCACACCGGAATCGTGGTGCTTGAAGCCATCGCAAGGATCAATCGAGAACTCGGCACCACGACCGCCGTCATCACGCACAACGCAGCCATATCGCAGATGGCCGATCGAGTGATCTCGTTGTCCGATGGTCAAATTGCAGGAGTCGAGACGAACCATCGCAAGGTCCAAGCGAACGAATTGAGTTGGTGA
- a CDS encoding ABC transporter permease — translation MRKLDQKLVRDLIHLKAQAFAIILVIAAGVATFVMSMCSYQSLLWSKNYFYREFRFAEVFAETRRAPNTLMPRIEEISGVAAAESRLVYDVLLDVPEMKEPAVARLISIPRSGECKLNRLYISRGRMPEPNRTGEVVVSEIFAEAHGFVSGDQVQAIINGKTQSLTIVGTALSPEYVMQVQPGSIVPDNQRFGVFWIGQQDLEAAFDMESAFNSVTLKLTYEHNVDAVIDELDRLLKPYGTIGSYGRDQQLSDQYISDELRQLRGMAIMAPAIFLSVAAFLLNIVVSRIISQQREQIAALKAFGYSNVEVGIHYLSLVLLISLTGTIVGTLFGFWMSSGMTAMYATFYRFPVLEFQIDSFAIASAFLLTTGVAFFGTWLSVRDAIRLPPAEAMRPEPPPSFKPTLLERILPRRSLPPEMRMIIRNIARKPVKALLSVLGIAMAVSVMVLGNFSLDAMNYMMEFQFSKAQRQDLTVTFVEPATATVMYEMQQLEGVLSSETMRSVATRLSFEYRSRRIGITGLEPSPQLYRLLDKQERVVNVPEFGLMLNTKLAQLLGVELGDEVTVEVLEDKRPTVVIEVTALVEEYAGLNAYMDKAQLHKLLKESAVASGAFLKVDSNSIDEVFHELEMRPGVASVTIKKSVLDSFRKTIAENILVMRSFIIFFAAVIAIGVVYNSARISLSERSRDLATMRVVGFTKREVSFVLLGEITLFTLAAIPLGWIIGYGLAGLMASGLDTDNYRIPLIISRDTYALAAVVIAVATVLSGLVVQRRIHHLDLISVLKTRE, via the coding sequence GTGCGCAAGCTCGACCAAAAACTCGTCCGCGACCTCATCCATCTCAAAGCCCAAGCCTTCGCGATCATCTTGGTCATTGCTGCGGGAGTGGCAACCTTTGTGATGTCGATGTGTTCGTACCAATCGTTGTTGTGGAGCAAGAACTACTTCTATCGCGAATTTCGCTTTGCGGAAGTATTCGCCGAAACGAGACGCGCGCCCAATACGCTGATGCCTCGCATCGAGGAAATTTCGGGTGTCGCAGCGGCCGAATCGCGATTGGTCTACGACGTGCTGCTTGACGTTCCCGAGATGAAAGAGCCAGCGGTCGCTCGATTGATTTCCATACCACGATCGGGCGAATGCAAACTCAACCGACTCTACATTTCACGCGGCCGGATGCCTGAACCCAATCGAACGGGTGAAGTCGTCGTCTCAGAGATTTTTGCGGAAGCGCACGGCTTTGTCAGTGGTGATCAAGTCCAAGCGATCATCAACGGAAAAACGCAATCGCTGACCATCGTCGGCACCGCACTGTCACCTGAATACGTGATGCAAGTTCAACCGGGAAGCATCGTCCCCGATAATCAACGCTTTGGGGTGTTCTGGATTGGTCAACAAGATCTGGAAGCCGCATTCGATATGGAGAGTGCGTTCAACAGCGTGACCCTAAAGCTAACGTATGAACACAACGTCGACGCCGTGATCGATGAGCTCGATCGGTTGCTAAAACCTTACGGAACAATCGGTTCGTACGGACGTGATCAACAACTTTCGGACCAATACATCTCTGACGAGTTGAGACAACTTCGCGGCATGGCAATCATGGCTCCTGCGATCTTCCTTTCCGTCGCAGCGTTTCTACTCAACATTGTGGTCTCTCGCATCATTTCACAGCAGCGTGAGCAGATCGCAGCACTCAAGGCGTTTGGCTACTCCAATGTCGAAGTGGGAATTCACTACTTATCCTTGGTCCTCCTGATTTCGTTGACGGGAACGATCGTTGGCACGCTGTTTGGATTCTGGATGTCATCGGGAATGACTGCGATGTACGCCACCTTCTATCGCTTCCCCGTGCTCGAATTTCAGATCGATAGCTTCGCGATTGCATCTGCTTTTTTGCTAACCACCGGCGTCGCATTCTTTGGAACGTGGCTATCCGTTCGTGACGCTATTCGATTGCCGCCCGCCGAAGCGATGCGACCGGAACCGCCACCGAGCTTCAAACCTACTCTGCTCGAACGAATCTTACCTCGCCGTTCCTTGCCTCCTGAGATGCGGATGATCATTCGCAATATCGCCCGCAAACCCGTCAAAGCTTTGCTGTCGGTTCTGGGAATAGCGATGGCTGTCAGCGTGATGGTGCTGGGAAACTTCTCGCTCGATGCCATGAACTACATGATGGAATTTCAGTTTAGCAAAGCTCAACGTCAAGATCTTACCGTGACCTTTGTCGAGCCAGCGACGGCGACGGTGATGTACGAGATGCAACAGCTCGAAGGAGTGCTTAGCAGCGAAACGATGCGCAGTGTGGCGACTCGGCTGAGCTTCGAGTACCGATCGCGAAGAATAGGCATTACCGGTCTCGAACCTTCGCCTCAGCTTTACCGGTTGTTAGATAAGCAGGAACGTGTCGTTAACGTGCCTGAGTTCGGACTCATGCTCAATACGAAGCTTGCGCAATTACTAGGTGTTGAACTTGGCGACGAAGTCACCGTCGAAGTACTCGAAGACAAGCGGCCAACGGTGGTCATCGAGGTTACCGCGCTTGTGGAAGAGTATGCCGGTCTCAATGCGTACATGGACAAAGCACAACTGCATAAACTGCTGAAGGAATCCGCGGTCGCATCGGGAGCATTCCTTAAGGTCGACTCCAACTCCATTGACGAAGTATTTCACGAGCTGGAAATGCGTCCCGGCGTTGCCAGCGTTACCATCAAGAAGTCGGTGCTTGATAGTTTCCGCAAAACGATTGCCGAGAATATTTTGGTGATGCGATCTTTCATCATCTTCTTCGCTGCTGTGATTGCGATCGGTGTTGTCTACAATAGCGCACGCATATCGCTTTCCGAGCGAAGTCGTGACTTGGCAACGATGCGAGTGGTAGGTTTCACCAAACGTGAGGTTTCATTTGTGTTGCTTGGGGAAATCACGCTGTTCACCTTGGCTGCGATCCCGCTAGGCTGGATCATTGGCTATGGGCTCGCTGGATTGATGGCCAGTGGATTGGACACGGATAACTATCGCATTCCGCTAATCATCAGCCGTGATACCTATGCCTTGGCCGCGGTGGTGATCGCGGTCGCTACGGTATTATCGGGGCTGGTAGTGCAACGACGCATCCATCACCTGGACCTCATCTCTGTTTTAAAAACCCGAGAATGA
- a CDS encoding efflux RND transporter periplasmic adaptor subunit, whose product MKFSIKTLLLFVVLVAVSIVGYLVLHPASVEVEFATATMGRLKVTVQEDGKTRIREKYTVSTPVSGRVSRIELDAGDYCTEETLLAVILPSDPAILDARARAEALARVKAAESAVERARSHAAQAKINFQLNEEKFKRAEKMLPSRAVSQTEYDIAKAELLGSVQAIETARFDQEIAAYEFEMAKAAVRQFSGDDAEAAAEPFEIYSPISGRVLNVIHESSAVVGVGTPLIELGDPSNLEIEIDVLSTDAVQIKTGCEMTIEHWGGSAPLVGYVRVVEPAAFTKVSSLGVEEQRVNVIADFDESPERIAALGDGYRVEARITVDEIDNALLIPNSALFRHNRKWHVLSIVDGEAKLQQVNIGMQNDTHTQIIDGLVDGDRVIVYPSDSLHPGTPVKPVATAPGS is encoded by the coding sequence ATGAAATTTTCGATCAAAACGCTCCTGCTATTCGTGGTGTTGGTCGCAGTGTCGATTGTCGGCTACTTGGTGCTTCATCCGGCGTCGGTCGAAGTGGAGTTCGCGACGGCAACGATGGGTCGATTGAAAGTGACCGTCCAAGAAGACGGCAAGACTCGGATCCGTGAAAAGTACACGGTTTCCACTCCCGTTTCAGGACGCGTGTCACGGATCGAGCTCGACGCTGGCGACTACTGCACCGAGGAAACGCTGCTCGCGGTGATTTTACCTAGTGATCCAGCCATCCTCGATGCGCGGGCTCGCGCGGAAGCACTCGCGAGAGTCAAAGCCGCAGAATCCGCCGTCGAACGGGCAAGGTCGCATGCAGCGCAGGCAAAGATCAATTTCCAACTCAACGAAGAGAAGTTCAAGCGAGCCGAGAAGATGCTGCCGTCTCGAGCAGTCTCGCAAACCGAGTACGACATTGCCAAAGCTGAATTGCTAGGCAGCGTCCAAGCCATCGAGACCGCTCGTTTTGATCAAGAGATCGCCGCCTACGAGTTTGAAATGGCGAAAGCAGCAGTGCGACAATTCAGTGGCGACGATGCCGAAGCCGCTGCCGAACCGTTTGAAATCTATTCTCCGATTTCTGGACGAGTCCTCAACGTCATCCATGAAAGTTCCGCGGTCGTTGGCGTGGGAACTCCTTTGATCGAGCTGGGCGACCCAAGCAATCTTGAGATCGAAATTGACGTGCTATCAACGGACGCCGTCCAGATCAAAACTGGTTGTGAGATGACGATCGAGCACTGGGGCGGGAGTGCTCCCTTGGTTGGATACGTGAGAGTCGTCGAACCCGCCGCTTTTACCAAGGTTTCGTCACTCGGGGTCGAAGAACAACGGGTCAACGTGATCGCCGATTTCGACGAATCGCCCGAGCGTATTGCAGCGCTCGGAGATGGATATCGTGTTGAAGCCCGAATCACCGTCGACGAAATTGACAATGCGTTGTTGATCCCTAACAGCGCGTTGTTCCGGCACAATCGCAAATGGCACGTCTTATCAATTGTCGACGGCGAAGCCAAGCTTCAGCAAGTTAACATTGGCATGCAGAACGACACGCATACTCAAATCATTGACGGTCTTGTCGATGGCGATCGTGTCATTGTCTACCCCAGTGATTCGCTGCACCCCGGGACGCCAGTCAAACCTGTCGCAACGGCCCCGGGTTCCTGA
- a CDS encoding DUF1501 domain-containing protein, producing MLIHSDSNRRQFLKSSIGGAAAIGVGASLPRCFSDAAAAGLNQDEKILVVLQMSGGNDGLNTIVPFADEQYRAVRPKLAIAESEVLKYDNDTGLHPAMIGMHELLQAGQFAAVRNVGYENPNRSHFEAMDIWHTCRRKDDPRPDGWLGRFLDQQPSADGGDVPALHLGRDQQPFALSSTSVRVPTVKELAEFQLRGKDKKALSLLLQSSSPANGNEENELLGFLQSSTMSAIAASERVTQAAQDYKSDVAYPDTDLGKKLRVVAQLIDAGLSTRIYYLQHDGFDTHAQQAATHTVLLRQWSDAVSAFVRDLSGQGHGQRVCVMTFSEFGRRVAENASEGTDHGAAGPMFLCGGGINAGIIGKQPDLVDLQDGDLKHEYDFRQVYATVLQSWLGTKAAPILGRNYETLPLFKPT from the coding sequence ATGTTGATTCATTCGGACTCCAATCGGCGTCAGTTCCTCAAGTCTTCCATTGGCGGAGCGGCTGCGATCGGTGTGGGAGCATCATTGCCTCGTTGTTTTTCTGATGCAGCCGCTGCAGGGCTCAACCAAGACGAGAAGATCTTGGTCGTTTTGCAGATGTCGGGAGGGAATGATGGACTCAATACCATTGTCCCGTTTGCGGACGAACAGTACCGGGCGGTTCGTCCGAAGCTGGCGATAGCTGAATCCGAGGTACTGAAGTATGACAACGACACGGGACTGCACCCCGCGATGATTGGGATGCACGAACTGTTGCAGGCAGGCCAGTTTGCCGCGGTTCGGAACGTGGGATATGAGAATCCCAATCGATCGCATTTTGAAGCGATGGACATTTGGCACACCTGTCGCCGCAAAGATGATCCAAGACCGGATGGTTGGTTGGGTCGGTTCCTTGACCAGCAACCGTCTGCGGATGGCGGTGACGTGCCGGCACTGCATCTCGGACGCGACCAACAACCCTTTGCGCTTTCATCGACGTCTGTGCGTGTGCCTACGGTGAAAGAACTTGCCGAGTTTCAACTTCGCGGCAAGGACAAGAAGGCGCTGAGCCTGCTTCTGCAATCAAGCAGTCCGGCCAATGGGAATGAAGAGAACGAGTTGCTCGGCTTTCTTCAGTCCAGCACGATGTCCGCGATCGCGGCAAGTGAGCGGGTGACGCAAGCGGCTCAGGATTACAAGAGTGATGTCGCGTATCCGGACACTGACTTGGGCAAGAAGTTGCGCGTGGTGGCTCAATTGATTGATGCGGGATTGTCGACTCGAATTTACTACCTGCAGCACGACGGATTTGACACACATGCTCAACAGGCCGCGACACACACCGTTTTGCTTCGCCAATGGAGTGATGCGGTCAGTGCCTTCGTTCGTGACTTAAGCGGCCAGGGGCACGGCCAACGCGTATGCGTGATGACGTTTAGCGAGTTCGGACGACGCGTTGCGGAAAATGCAAGTGAGGGAACCGATCATGGAGCCGCCGGGCCAATGTTCTTGTGTGGGGGCGGCATCAACGCCGGGATTATTGGCAAGCAGCCGGACTTGGTGGATCTACAGGACGGTGATCTCAAGCATGAGTACGATTTCCGACAAGTCTATGCGACGGTGTTGCAATCGTGGTTGGGGACGAAAGCTGCGCCGATCCTGGGCCGAAATTATGAGACGCTTCCGTTGTTCAAGCCGACTTAG
- a CDS encoding DUF1800 domain-containing protein gives MTPIDPDWAWSPYEPSPSQPWNHSLAAHLYRRAGFGHDWRMIELAVSQDPGDLVADLVSRNVEPGEFRETADALAEATLAGGDPEQLSAAWVYRLLYTPSQLLEKTTLFWHGHFATGAEKVNDARMMWAQNQLLRDHALGDFAALVHEISKDPAMLIYLDSAVNRKAHPNENFARELMELFCLGEGNYSEMDVQELARCFTGWEIKNRKFRKNRYQHDAASKTVLERSGDFDGEDGVQVVLQQPGVERFIVRKLLRFFVSDELNLTDQLVQPLANLFREQDLQIAPLVKQILGSNLFFSKVALAQKIKSPAELVIGMMRVLNATTNTQLVARGLRGIGQGLFYPPNVKGWDGGRAWINSSTLLGRSNLIADILESDATRFDGKNLTDYLTDLDVRTTDQAISFFERSLFAIQLDDSAKSQVRAAADSYAGDRERQMRSLLHSLSSLPASQLS, from the coding sequence ATGACGCCGATTGATCCAGATTGGGCATGGTCGCCGTACGAACCATCGCCTAGTCAACCGTGGAACCATTCGCTGGCGGCACACCTCTACCGCCGAGCCGGGTTTGGGCACGATTGGCGAATGATCGAACTTGCGGTCAGCCAGGATCCCGGTGATTTGGTTGCGGACTTGGTTTCTCGCAATGTCGAGCCAGGTGAGTTTCGGGAGACCGCCGATGCGCTAGCCGAAGCGACGCTAGCGGGTGGGGATCCCGAACAATTGTCGGCGGCCTGGGTTTATCGCTTGCTCTACACACCGAGCCAGTTACTGGAAAAGACAACGCTCTTTTGGCATGGTCATTTCGCCACTGGCGCCGAGAAGGTCAACGACGCTCGCATGATGTGGGCCCAGAACCAATTGCTGCGCGACCACGCGCTTGGTGATTTTGCTGCGTTGGTGCACGAGATTTCAAAGGATCCAGCGATGCTGATCTACCTCGACTCGGCGGTCAATCGCAAGGCGCATCCTAACGAAAACTTTGCCCGCGAGTTGATGGAGCTGTTTTGCCTCGGTGAGGGGAACTACAGCGAAATGGATGTGCAAGAGTTGGCTCGATGTTTTACCGGTTGGGAAATCAAAAACAGGAAGTTTCGCAAGAATCGTTACCAACACGATGCTGCGAGCAAGACCGTCTTGGAACGCTCCGGCGATTTTGACGGCGAGGATGGCGTGCAAGTCGTATTACAGCAGCCCGGTGTGGAGCGATTCATTGTTCGAAAGTTGCTTCGGTTCTTTGTCAGCGATGAGCTGAACTTGACGGATCAGTTAGTTCAACCGCTGGCCAACTTATTTCGCGAACAAGATCTGCAGATTGCACCGCTCGTCAAACAAATTCTTGGTAGCAACCTGTTCTTCTCGAAAGTCGCTCTGGCGCAGAAGATCAAGTCACCAGCCGAGTTGGTCATCGGGATGATGCGTGTGCTCAACGCGACCACTAATACTCAACTGGTGGCTCGTGGACTTCGCGGGATTGGCCAAGGCCTCTTCTATCCGCCCAATGTGAAAGGTTGGGATGGTGGTCGTGCTTGGATCAATTCATCGACGCTACTGGGACGTTCCAATCTGATCGCGGACATCTTGGAAAGCGATGCCACGCGATTTGATGGAAAGAACTTGACGGACTACCTGACTGATCTCGACGTACGCACAACCGATCAAGCGATTAGCTTCTTTGAACGTAGCCTATTCGCCATTCAGCTTGATGATTCAGCAAAGTCCCAGGTCCGTGCAGCGGCCGATTCGTATGCGGGAGATCGCGAGCGGCAAATGCGGTCCTTATTGCACTCGCTATCTTCATTACCCGCCAGTCAACTGTCTTAA
- the thrC gene encoding threonine synthase, whose translation MSSVVESKPETDQQNVYFRCIAGCTAKHSIFDVIYTCPSCGSLLEVHHEREPLKRKNAYQWQQLFDSRASTSIWPYGSGVWGLREWVIPSLADENVVSMFEGNTNLFWAERLGKQLGIPDLWIKLCGNSHTGSFKDLGMTVLVSVVKQMMARGSSVQAVACASTGDTSAALAAYAAYAGIPAIIFLPAGKVSTAQLIQPVANGAHVLALDTDFDGCMKIVQEVTKDNSIYLANSMNSLRIEGQKTVGIEIVRQFEWEVPDWIVIPVGNLGNISALHKGFQLMIDLGLINRMPRLVAAQAAKANPFYESFKNGFKEKITMTAQDTLANAIRIGDPVSYDKAVKAIVESDGIVEQATENELAAAAAHADLTGMFTCPHTGVALAVLSKLVKKGVIKSSDKTVVISTAHGLKFTDFKVGYHESTLADVTSEYANPAVHLPANADAVKAEIEKRLKR comes from the coding sequence ATGTCGTCCGTCGTCGAGTCCAAGCCGGAAACTGATCAGCAAAACGTCTACTTCCGTTGCATTGCCGGATGCACGGCAAAACACTCGATTTTCGACGTGATTTACACCTGTCCGTCGTGCGGCAGTTTGCTGGAAGTTCATCACGAGCGAGAACCCCTGAAAAGGAAGAACGCCTACCAATGGCAACAGCTCTTCGATTCCCGCGCTAGCACGTCGATTTGGCCCTATGGAAGTGGCGTCTGGGGTTTGCGTGAATGGGTGATTCCTTCGCTGGCCGACGAGAATGTCGTCAGCATGTTCGAAGGAAACACGAACCTGTTCTGGGCAGAACGTCTCGGGAAGCAGCTCGGGATTCCTGATCTTTGGATCAAGTTGTGTGGAAATTCGCATACCGGAAGCTTTAAAGACTTGGGCATGACCGTGTTGGTCAGCGTGGTTAAGCAAATGATGGCTCGGGGCAGTTCCGTGCAAGCAGTCGCCTGTGCCAGCACCGGTGACACTAGCGCAGCATTAGCTGCCTACGCTGCATACGCTGGGATCCCGGCGATCATTTTCCTGCCCGCCGGGAAAGTCAGTACCGCTCAATTGATTCAGCCGGTGGCCAACGGTGCTCATGTTTTGGCCCTCGATACTGACTTCGATGGATGCATGAAGATCGTTCAAGAGGTCACCAAGGACAACTCGATTTACCTAGCGAACTCAATGAACTCGCTTCGGATCGAAGGCCAGAAAACAGTTGGCATCGAGATCGTTCGTCAGTTCGAATGGGAGGTCCCGGATTGGATCGTGATTCCGGTTGGCAACTTGGGCAACATCAGTGCTCTGCACAAAGGTTTTCAATTGATGATCGACCTCGGGTTGATCAACCGAATGCCGCGATTGGTTGCCGCTCAAGCGGCCAAAGCCAACCCGTTCTACGAATCGTTTAAGAACGGTTTCAAAGAAAAGATCACGATGACAGCGCAAGACACGCTCGCCAACGCAATTCGCATTGGCGATCCAGTCAGCTACGACAAAGCGGTCAAAGCAATCGTTGAATCCGACGGCATTGTGGAACAGGCGACCGAGAACGAATTGGCGGCCGCAGCGGCCCACGCGGACTTAACCGGCATGTTCACGTGTCCACACACCGGAGTGGCGTTGGCTGTTCTTTCCAAGCTCGTGAAGAAGGGGGTGATCAAGTCGTCGGATAAGACCGTCGTGATCAGCACCGCTCACGGTCTGAAGTTCACGGACTTCAAGGTCGGGTATCACGAATCGACGTTGGCTGACGTAACGAGCGAATATGCCAATCCTGCCGTTCACCTGCCTGCGAATGCGGACGCAGTAAAAGCGGAAATCGAAAAGCGATTGAAGCGATAA